Proteins from one Methanococcus maripaludis C5 genomic window:
- a CDS encoding RlmF-related methyltransferase: protein MKQEPLELGLKIEDAILVNEKLKDFVVYKSGKPRIDFKNKEAMKEYNIAILRHVFGLDMDFHEDALIPTPINRYLFIKNIFDEKEDIKEVLEIGTGSGIISILIAKYFECNVTATDTVFDYLKIAEENISKNNLNSKINLVDSKGKIIFDIPELKNKKFDLIISYPPYYADNSVASKRSFGGAFASEVELIGGGSYGEVFSQKIIQEGMNYLNNGGIIAIMFPEKPFERRKLVEDKILELGLTLEKSEITTGKRIRHIIKAKNE, encoded by the coding sequence ATGAAACAGGAACCTCTAGAACTCGGACTGAAAATTGAAGATGCAATTTTGGTAAATGAAAAGTTGAAAGATTTTGTAGTTTACAAGTCTGGAAAACCAAGAATCGATTTTAAGAATAAAGAAGCAATGAAAGAATATAATATTGCAATATTAAGACATGTTTTTGGATTAGATATGGATTTTCATGAAGACGCACTCATTCCGACACCCATTAACAGATATTTATTTATAAAAAATATTTTTGATGAAAAAGAGGATATTAAAGAGGTTCTCGAGATTGGAACGGGTTCGGGAATCATCTCAATATTGATTGCAAAATATTTTGAGTGTAATGTCACTGCAACAGACACAGTTTTTGATTATTTGAAAATTGCAGAAGAAAACATATCAAAAAATAATCTCAATTCAAAAATAAATCTGGTAGATTCAAAAGGAAAAATAATTTTTGATATTCCTGAATTAAAAAACAAAAAATTCGATTTAATTATTTCTTACCCTCCATACTATGCAGATAATTCGGTTGCATCGAAAAGAAGTTTTGGGGGAGCTTTTGCAAGTGAAGTTGAATTGATTGGTGGTGGAAGTTACGGGGAAGTATTTTCTCAAAAAATAATTCAGGAAGGAATGAATTATTTGAATAACGGCGGAATCATTGCAATAATGTTTCCAGAAAAGCCTTTTGAGCGAAGAAAACTTGTCGAAGATAAAATTTTGGAACTTGGATTGACTCTTGAAAAATCGGAAATAACGACTGGAAAAAGAATCAGGCACATCATAAAAGCCAAAAATGAATAA
- the frhD gene encoding coenzyme F420-reducing hydrogenase, FrhD protein: MIPDSLKYEILVFGCGNLVFADDGFGYEVISKLEKMELPENVGIIDAGTGAPYYLMSIMDEECVTKKIIIVDIIDFQLPPGTLKILSTDELTKIDKYTFDAHDMPLSDYLIKAQESGIDVTVIGCQAKRVTMPDIEVGLTDEVKASLDGAVKLVLEKISE; encoded by the coding sequence ATGATTCCCGATTCTTTAAAATACGAAATCTTAGTTTTTGGTTGCGGAAATTTAGTATTTGCAGACGATGGTTTTGGATACGAAGTAATTTCAAAGCTCGAAAAGATGGAACTTCCCGAAAACGTTGGGATAATCGATGCGGGAACTGGAGCGCCGTACTATTTAATGTCCATAATGGATGAAGAGTGCGTTACTAAAAAAATAATTATTGTTGATATCATTGATTTTCAGCTTCCTCCCGGAACCCTAAAAATACTCTCGACTGATGAACTCACAAAAATAGACAAATACACCTTTGATGCACACGATATGCCACTTTCAGACTATTTAATAAAAGCACAAGAATCTGGAATCGATGTAACAGTTATCGGATGTCAAGCAAAACGAGTAACAATGCCTGATATCGAAGTTGGTTTAACTGATGAAGTTAAAGCGTCCCTTGATGGTGCAGTAAAACTGGTTCTTGAAAAAATAAGCGAATAA
- the selB gene encoding selenocysteine-specific translation elongation factor — MDFKNINLGIFGHIDHGKTTLSKVLTEIASTSAHDKLPESQKRGITIDIGFSAFKLENYRITLVDAPGHADLIRAVVSAADIIDLALIVADAKEGPKTQTGEHMLILDHFNIPTIVVITKSDNAQNEEIKRTEMFMKSILQSTQNLKNSPLIPISAKTGFGVDELKNLIVNMLNSTEIIRNTDSYFKMPLDHAFPIKGAGTVVTGTINKGIVKVGDELKVLPINMSTKVRSIQCFKESVMEAKAGDRVGMAIQGVESKQIYRGCILTSKDTKLQTVDKIVAKIRISDIFKYNLTPKMKVHLNVGMLIVPAVVVPFKKVKFGKSEENVILNEVVSGDECYCAFELEEKVLAEVGDRVLITRLDLPPTTLRICGHGLIEEFKPIKDLNIKKEVLREGKVKIDKGRTVIDELAQSKVAAEKLIGEEISIGGKDVVGKIKGTFGTKGLLTAEFSGTVENRDKVLLNRLRRWG; from the coding sequence ATGGACTTTAAAAATATCAATCTCGGAATTTTTGGACACATCGATCATGGAAAAACAACACTTTCAAAAGTTTTAACTGAAATCGCATCAACTTCAGCACACGATAAACTGCCGGAATCTCAAAAACGTGGAATTACAATAGATATCGGGTTTTCAGCATTTAAACTTGAAAATTACCGAATAACTTTAGTTGATGCACCGGGACACGCAGATTTAATTCGTGCTGTTGTAAGTGCTGCAGATATAATCGATCTTGCATTGATTGTGGCTGATGCAAAAGAAGGGCCAAAAACCCAGACTGGGGAACACATGTTAATCCTTGACCACTTTAACATCCCAACAATCGTTGTGATTACAAAGTCAGATAATGCACAAAATGAAGAGATTAAAAGAACTGAAATGTTTATGAAGTCCATTTTGCAATCAACACAAAATTTAAAAAACAGCCCACTTATTCCAATCTCTGCAAAAACAGGATTTGGTGTGGACGAACTTAAAAATTTAATAGTAAATATGTTGAATAGTACGGAAATTATTAGAAATACCGACAGCTATTTTAAAATGCCACTTGATCACGCATTTCCTATAAAAGGGGCAGGAACTGTTGTAACCGGAACTATCAACAAGGGAATTGTGAAAGTTGGTGATGAATTAAAAGTTCTTCCAATAAATATGTCTACGAAAGTTAGAAGCATACAGTGCTTTAAAGAAAGCGTTATGGAAGCAAAGGCAGGGGATAGGGTTGGAATGGCAATTCAGGGAGTTGAATCAAAACAGATCTATCGAGGATGTATTTTAACTTCGAAAGATACCAAATTACAGACTGTTGATAAAATAGTTGCTAAAATAAGAATTTCAGATATTTTCAAGTACAATTTAACTCCGAAGATGAAAGTCCACTTAAATGTCGGAATGTTGATAGTTCCTGCAGTTGTAGTGCCTTTTAAAAAAGTAAAATTTGGCAAATCGGAAGAAAATGTAATTTTAAATGAAGTAGTTTCTGGAGACGAATGCTACTGTGCATTCGAACTTGAGGAAAAGGTGTTAGCGGAAGTTGGAGATAGGGTTTTAATTACAAGGCTTGATCTTCCACCAACAACACTTAGAATCTGTGGCCATGGTTTAATCGAGGAATTTAAGCCAATAAAAGATTTAAATATTAAAAAAGAAGTATTGCGCGAAGGAAAAGTTAAAATTGATAAAGGAAGGACGGTAATCGATGAACTAGCTCAATCAAAGGTTGCAGCTGAAAAATTGATTGGTGAAGAAATATCTATTGGTGGAAAAGATGTTGTTGGAAAAATAAAAGGAACTTTTGGAACAAAGGGACTTTTAACTGCAGAATTTAGCGGAACTGTTGAAAACCGTGATAAAGTCCTATTAAATAGGCTTAGAAGATGGGGTTAA
- the mvk gene encoding mevalonate kinase, which translates to MKKIKTPSKIILFGEHAVVDGYPAISMALDLKTTGEIEENSDTISIDLVDLNEIFEITPELIKNLEISNFSPALKYVICAVKSVIFYLSEFKDLKEIKPFKLKLYSEIPLSCGLGSSASVVVTVIRSISNFYGIELDNDETINLAYSVEKEVQGRASVTDTATISLGGMIEIINGEYKPMPKDLEEFIKTCKFLVVNVEERTRKTAELVHDVSKHPEKEQIFEEIGNIIQKVRQVTEKAELGKLMNENHELLRKFGISTEKLDLVAKAGQKYGYGGKLTGAGGGGSAIILLKEDQNELLNELKKIGVIGIYECKMAN; encoded by the coding sequence ATGAAAAAGATAAAAACCCCCTCAAAAATCATATTGTTTGGGGAACACGCGGTAGTTGATGGATATCCTGCAATTTCAATGGCACTTGATTTAAAAACAACTGGCGAAATTGAAGAAAATTCAGATACAATTTCGATAGATCTTGTAGATCTAAACGAAATTTTTGAAATAACTCCAGAATTAATTAAAAATTTAGAAATTTCAAATTTCAGCCCTGCGTTAAAGTATGTAATTTGCGCTGTAAAATCTGTAATATTTTATTTATCCGAATTTAAAGATTTAAAAGAGATAAAACCTTTTAAATTAAAACTATATTCTGAAATACCGCTTAGTTGTGGATTGGGCTCATCTGCATCTGTAGTTGTAACTGTTATTCGTTCAATTTCAAATTTTTATGGAATTGAATTGGACAATGATGAAACAATAAATCTTGCATATTCTGTCGAAAAAGAGGTTCAGGGGAGAGCAAGTGTGACTGACACTGCAACAATTTCTCTAGGGGGAATGATTGAAATTATAAATGGTGAATACAAACCAATGCCAAAAGACTTGGAAGAATTTATAAAAACTTGCAAGTTTTTGGTTGTGAATGTTGAAGAAAGGACAAGAAAAACTGCAGAACTTGTACACGATGTTTCAAAGCACCCTGAAAAAGAGCAGATTTTTGAAGAAATTGGAAATATAATTCAAAAGGTAAGGCAAGTTACAGAAAAAGCAGAACTTGGAAAATTGATGAATGAAAATCATGAACTCCTTCGAAAATTTGGAATTTCAACTGAAAAATTAGATTTAGTTGCAAAAGCAGGTCAAAAATATGGTTACGGGGGAAAATTAACTGGTGCCGGAGGAGGGGGTTCTGCAATAATACTTTTAAAAGAAGATCAAAATGAACTTTTAAACGAACTAAAAAAAATAGGGGTAATTGGAATTTACGAATGCAAAATGGCCAATTAA
- a CDS encoding GTPase, whose translation MLNNSVKHLKMDNMENKIPMKRMVHKIIYECNIVLLVVDARDPETTRNRALEKYTIEKNKKLIYVINKSDLVPKKILEKWKEQFKSENPDSSVVFVSAKEKLGTKMLRDEIKVYLNSNNIKYGQVGIVGYPNVGKSSVINALTGKKSARSGLTAGLTVGEQWVKLTKDIKLLDSPGIIEPKDEDELVISGALRYEKADDVISPALKILNRIHTFDNTILKEYYGFDIGEDINMELLEKIGTKLNFLTKDGKIDIDRTSKSIIREFQNGKLNYHRMNLKKYEQKRTKNIDFITKNLENFPFINDADQIISHLENIDELGRMNTRPVIGIKELDDAFVIISFSEKSRDTGRKKVEELARTDDIELYSLGGGRIGKHRIYVGVGEKR comes from the coding sequence ATGTTAAATAACTCAGTAAAACACCTAAAGATGGATAATATGGAAAACAAAATTCCCATGAAAAGAATGGTTCACAAAATCATATACGAATGCAATATCGTGCTTCTCGTTGTTGATGCAAGGGATCCCGAAACTACCCGAAACAGGGCTCTTGAAAAATACACCATTGAAAAAAATAAAAAATTAATTTACGTAATTAACAAATCAGATTTAGTTCCAAAAAAAATTCTCGAAAAATGGAAAGAACAATTCAAATCTGAAAACCCCGATTCTTCTGTAGTTTTTGTCAGTGCCAAAGAAAAATTGGGTACAAAAATGTTAAGGGACGAAATTAAAGTTTATTTAAATTCAAACAATATAAAATACGGCCAAGTTGGAATCGTAGGCTACCCAAACGTTGGAAAATCATCAGTAATCAATGCACTGACGGGTAAAAAAAGTGCAAGAAGTGGACTTACCGCAGGACTTACGGTTGGAGAACAGTGGGTAAAATTAACAAAAGATATCAAATTACTCGATTCTCCAGGAATAATTGAACCAAAAGATGAAGATGAACTCGTAATTTCAGGTGCATTGAGGTATGAAAAGGCCGATGATGTTATATCCCCGGCATTAAAGATATTAAATCGTATTCATACCTTTGATAACACGATTTTGAAAGAATATTATGGTTTTGATATCGGAGAAGACATAAATATGGAACTTCTTGAAAAAATTGGAACTAAACTAAATTTCCTTACAAAAGACGGTAAAATTGACATAGATAGGACTTCAAAAAGCATAATTCGAGAGTTCCAAAACGGTAAATTAAACTACCACCGAATGAACTTAAAAAAATACGAACAGAAAAGAACTAAAAACATTGATTTTATAACAAAAAATCTTGAAAACTTCCCATTTATCAATGACGCTGATCAGATTATCTCGCATCTTGAAAATATAGATGAACTTGGAAGAATGAATACAAGACCAGTCATTGGAATAAAAGAATTAGATGATGCTTTTGTAATTATTTCGTTTTCTGAAAAATCAAGAGATACTGGTCGAAAAAAAGTTGAAGAACTTGCAAGAACAGACGATATTGAACTGTATTCTCTTGGCGGTGGAAGAATTGGAAAGCATAGAATTTACGTTGGAGTAGGCGAAAAAAGGTAA
- the aroC gene encoding chorismate synthase — translation MNTFGDNFRVTTWGESHGKALGAVIDGCPSNLPISEEDIQNELNRRRPGYSIFSTPRKEEDKLEILSGIFEGKTTGTPISGLVFNKGQKSKDYSKIKNTPRPGHADLNYFLKYGNYDYRGGGRSSGRTTIGNVIGGAVAKKLIEFTHNIKIIGYSTKIGKINGDFDYYKNPEFFESNSNIEKLFEKIENNPLRCPSKNSDEMKDYVLDAMDKQDSVGGIIEIIIKGIPQGVGNPVFNKLEGKLGSAFIGINAVKGFEIGRGFESSELYGSEMNDSYYMNKDSIKGKTNNTGGIIGGISTGSPVVLRVSIKPTPSISKIQESVNLISNENEKIEIGGRHDPIIVPRVIPVLESMAAITVADLMISSGYIDPCRI, via the coding sequence TTGAACACTTTTGGAGATAATTTTAGAGTAACGACATGGGGAGAAAGCCACGGAAAAGCATTGGGCGCAGTAATTGATGGATGTCCTTCAAATCTACCCATTTCAGAAGAAGATATCCAAAATGAACTCAATAGAAGAAGACCTGGCTACAGCATCTTCTCAACACCGCGAAAAGAAGAAGATAAATTGGAAATTCTTTCAGGAATTTTCGAAGGAAAAACTACAGGAACTCCGATTTCAGGACTCGTATTTAACAAAGGTCAAAAATCAAAAGATTACAGTAAAATTAAAAATACCCCGAGACCAGGACATGCTGATTTAAACTACTTTTTAAAATACGGAAATTATGATTACAGGGGCGGTGGACGAAGCAGTGGTAGAACCACGATTGGAAACGTGATTGGCGGAGCAGTTGCTAAAAAATTAATCGAATTTACACATAATATCAAAATAATCGGGTATTCTACTAAAATTGGAAAAATAAACGGAGATTTTGATTACTACAAAAACCCAGAATTCTTTGAAAGTAATTCGAATATCGAAAAATTATTTGAAAAAATCGAAAATAATCCCCTAAGATGCCCTTCAAAAAATAGCGATGAAATGAAAGATTACGTCCTTGATGCGATGGATAAACAAGACAGCGTTGGAGGAATAATTGAAATAATTATAAAAGGAATCCCGCAAGGAGTAGGAAATCCAGTATTTAATAAATTAGAAGGAAAACTTGGAAGTGCATTCATTGGAATTAATGCCGTGAAAGGATTTGAAATAGGCCGCGGTTTTGAATCTTCAGAACTTTACGGAAGTGAAATGAACGATTCATATTACATGAATAAAGATTCAATAAAAGGAAAAACTAACAATACCGGCGGAATTATCGGTGGAATCAGCACAGGTTCCCCAGTAGTTCTTAGAGTTTCGATAAAACCAACCCCATCGATTTCAAAAATTCAAGAAAGTGTAAATTTAATATCAAATGAAAATGAAAAAATCGAAATTGGCGGAAGACATGACCCGATAATCGTTCCAAGAGTAATTCCTGTACTCGAATCAATGGCTGCAATAACAGTTGCAGATTTAATGATTTCAAGTGGGTATATTGATCCTTGTAGAATATAA
- a CDS encoding FAD-dependent oxidoreductase → MIAVVGGGPAGLSCAHALARYGLKVELYEMDKLGGTCLNYGCRYVNALKEVSDLIDNLNTITGKKHDLEDIISLNELHEKVYKIHRSMREGAKKTLDELGIFVKFEEFKEEYEKNYDYVIYANGQNYAKNYLGVECAIHSELPYLKKLPRKILIIGAGTVAAEYASIFSTFGSEVTVYVRSKFLKKIEDDEIRDYIINDLSNFKITHSEEELKKMLYDDEYFNILAIGGTPRYTTNEYFQVDGKSKVYACGDSVRGGYTPIANREGKTVAENIYNEINNLPLKKMDYGIEIATIRMPISILVVGKQTKDFKTSYNRPGKGYYFRKTEKRGMNRIYYENGRAVGAVVMTTATELAPYFAQYLKGIDVYKDFLEVYPSTDPYYWQV, encoded by the coding sequence ATGATTGCAGTTGTAGGGGGAGGGCCTGCAGGTCTTTCTTGTGCACACGCACTTGCTAGATATGGACTTAAAGTTGAACTCTATGAAATGGATAAACTTGGTGGAACCTGCTTAAATTATGGTTGCAGGTATGTAAATGCTTTAAAGGAAGTTTCAGACTTAATTGATAATTTAAATACGATAACTGGAAAAAAACATGATTTAGAAGATATAATTTCACTTAACGAGCTGCATGAAAAAGTTTATAAAATTCACAGATCAATGCGGGAAGGCGCCAAAAAAACACTTGATGAACTAGGAATTTTTGTAAAATTTGAAGAATTTAAAGAAGAATATGAAAAAAACTACGATTACGTGATTTATGCGAACGGACAAAATTATGCTAAAAATTATCTTGGTGTAGAATGTGCAATTCATAGTGAACTTCCGTATCTAAAAAAATTACCAAGAAAAATTCTTATAATTGGTGCAGGAACTGTTGCAGCAGAGTATGCTTCGATTTTTTCAACATTTGGAAGTGAAGTAACTGTTTATGTGCGGTCAAAATTTTTAAAAAAAATCGAAGACGATGAAATCAGGGATTATATTATCAATGACCTTTCAAATTTTAAAATAACTCACAGCGAAGAAGAATTGAAAAAGATGCTTTATGATGACGAGTATTTTAATATTTTGGCAATAGGTGGAACTCCGAGATACACAACAAACGAATATTTTCAAGTTGATGGAAAATCAAAAGTTTATGCTTGTGGAGATTCCGTAAGGGGGGGATATACCCCAATTGCTAATCGTGAAGGCAAAACTGTTGCAGAAAATATTTACAACGAGATAAATAATCTTCCACTAAAAAAAATGGACTATGGAATTGAGATTGCTACAATTCGGATGCCAATTAGTATTTTAGTTGTCGGAAAACAGACAAAAGATTTCAAAACTTCATACAACCGCCCCGGTAAAGGATACTATTTCCGAAAAACCGAGAAGCGTGGAATGAATAGAATTTACTATGAAAATGGAAGAGCAGTTGGTGCAGTTGTAATGACTACTGCAACTGAACTTGCACCGTACTTTGCACAGTACTTAAAAGGAATCGATGTTTACAAAGACTTTTTAGAAGTTTACCCCTCAACCGACCCCTATTACTGGCAGGTTTAA
- a CDS encoding YqaA family protein yields MDFVAIGMDLVNTYGLLAIFLIGFSEPIFQPIPTEVFMLGGLALGLDWGYVILASTLGSTLGGIVTYFIASKYGENLFLKIFNKEKYSSAEEFLNKWGPFGIIVISFTPIPFEVICWLSGIFKMPFKIYVSALIVSRIVKHGLVVLPFAALSTILPF; encoded by the coding sequence ATGGATTTTGTTGCAATAGGGATGGATCTCGTTAATACATATGGACTTTTGGCTATTTTTTTGATTGGATTTTCAGAGCCAATTTTTCAGCCAATTCCAACCGAAGTCTTCATGCTTGGAGGACTTGCTCTCGGACTTGATTGGGGGTATGTAATATTGGCATCCACGTTAGGAAGTACGTTAGGGGGAATTGTAACCTACTTTATAGCTTCAAAATACGGTGAGAATCTTTTTTTAAAAATATTTAATAAAGAAAAATATTCGAGCGCAGAAGAGTTTTTAAATAAATGGGGCCCCTTTGGAATAATCGTGATAAGTTTTACTCCGATTCCTTTTGAGGTGATCTGCTGGCTTTCAGGGATATTTAAGATGCCTTTTAAAATTTACGTTTCAGCATTAATTGTAAGTAGAATTGTAAAACACGGACTCGTAGTGCTGCCATTTGCAGCTTTATCAACTATACTTCCGTTTTAA
- a CDS encoding HypC/HybG/HupF family hydrogenase formation chaperone yields MCLAIPSVVIDIFEEDGEKYALAEYKGVKQKAKLALIEGVEIGDYVLIHTGYALEKMSEDEAKLSLDAWEELFDVLDEMDGVKKENSE; encoded by the coding sequence ATGTGTCTTGCAATTCCATCCGTAGTTATCGATATATTTGAAGAAGATGGTGAGAAATACGCGCTTGCTGAATACAAAGGCGTAAAACAAAAAGCAAAACTTGCACTCATTGAAGGCGTTGAAATCGGGGATTACGTATTAATCCACACGGGATACGCTCTTGAAAAGATGAGTGAAGACGAAGCAAAATTGAGTTTAGATGCATGGGAAGAATTGTTCGATGTACTCGATGAAATGGACGGAGTTAAAAAAGAAAATTCCGAATAA
- a CDS encoding ferredoxin family protein → MSVVIDYDKCKGPECAECVNTCPVEVFEIQGDKVVVARESDCTFCLVCVDVCPTGAITVKED, encoded by the coding sequence ATGAGTGTTGTAATTGATTACGATAAATGTAAAGGCCCGGAATGTGCCGAATGTGTAAATACCTGCCCTGTAGAAGTTTTTGAAATTCAAGGGGACAAAGTAGTTGTTGCAAGAGAATCAGACTGTACTTTTTGCTTAGTATGCGTTGACGTATGCCCGACCGGTGCAATAACTGTAAAAGAAGACTAA
- a CDS encoding DNA-directed RNA polymerase subunit K — MKLTKFETARLVGARSLQISDGAPLTIESDKTSSLNLAEDEVKQGKLPLCVKKQAKKQ; from the coding sequence ATGAAATTAACCAAATTTGAAACTGCAAGATTAGTTGGTGCAAGATCCCTCCAAATTTCTGACGGTGCTCCACTCACAATAGAATCAGACAAAACTTCGTCATTAAATTTAGCTGAAGATGAAGTAAAACAGGGTAAACTCCCACTATGTGTTAAAAAACAGGCTAAAAAACAATAA
- a CDS encoding DNA-directed RNA polymerase subunit N, whose translation MIFPIRCFSCGAVISEVYEEYRTRLKNGENPEEILNDLEVKKYCCRRMFASHRLDNDRELFDDIVEYK comes from the coding sequence GTGATATTTCCAATCAGATGTTTTTCCTGCGGGGCTGTAATATCAGAAGTCTATGAAGAATACAGAACTAGACTTAAAAATGGCGAAAACCCAGAAGAAATTTTAAACGACTTAGAAGTTAAAAAATACTGTTGTAGAAGAATGTTCGCATCCCACAGATTGGACAACGACAGAGAGTTATTTGACGACATCGTTGAATACAAATAA
- a CDS encoding 30S ribosomal protein S9: MKVVHTVGKRRTAIARATAKEGSGKIRINKKPLELMEPKYIKMKLMEPVILAGEALSDIDVDIDVKGGGIVSQMDATRTALGKAIVEFTGKMELKEKFLSYDRTLLVSDARRTEPHKPSKSSKGPRAKRQKSYR, from the coding sequence GTGAAAGTAGTCCACACAGTAGGTAAAAGAAGAACCGCAATTGCAAGAGCTACGGCAAAAGAAGGCAGCGGTAAAATCAGAATTAACAAAAAACCATTAGAATTAATGGAACCTAAATACATCAAAATGAAATTAATGGAACCTGTTATCTTAGCAGGCGAAGCTTTAAGCGACATTGACGTAGATATTGATGTTAAAGGCGGCGGTATCGTAAGCCAAATGGATGCTACAAGAACCGCTTTAGGTAAGGCTATTGTTGAATTTACTGGTAAAATGGAATTGAAAGAAAAATTCTTAAGTTACGACAGAACATTACTTGTCAGTGACGCAAGAAGAACAGAACCACACAAACCAAGTAAGTCTTCAAAAGGTCCAAGAGCTAAAAGACAAAAATCATACAGATAA
- a CDS encoding 50S ribosomal protein L13 has translation MVVVNAENAVVGRLASYVAKLALSGEEVTVVNAEKAIMTGNKEYIFQKYVQLRTRKSISNPKKMGPKYPRRPDDIVRRVIRGMLPYKKPRGVEAFKKIKIEVGVPEGVSIDINLGSAPNTIKYVTVGELSQYLGAKF, from the coding sequence ATGGTTGTTGTAAACGCTGAAAACGCAGTTGTTGGAAGATTAGCTTCATACGTTGCTAAACTTGCATTAAGCGGTGAAGAAGTAACCGTTGTAAACGCTGAAAAAGCAATTATGACCGGAAACAAAGAATACATATTCCAAAAATATGTACAACTCAGAACAAGAAAAAGTATTTCAAACCCTAAAAAAATGGGTCCAAAATATCCAAGAAGGCCTGATGACATCGTAAGAAGAGTTATCAGAGGAATGCTCCCATACAAAAAACCTAGAGGAGTAGAAGCTTTCAAAAAAATTAAAATTGAAGTTGGAGTTCCTGAAGGAGTTTCTATCGACATTAACTTAGGTAGCGCACCAAACACAATCAAATATGTAACCGTTGGAGAATTGAGCCAATACTTAGGTGCTAAATTCTAA
- a CDS encoding 50S ribosomal protein L18e, whose product MKKIMSTNPKTPELIQKLKEESFKNSAPIWKDVAKKLAKPARKKVEVNVSKISRYASEGDVILIPGKVLGAGSLKINVTVAAFSFSETAKSAIEAVGGKCLTIEELIAENPKGSKVTIMA is encoded by the coding sequence ATGAAAAAAATCATGTCAACAAACCCAAAAACTCCTGAATTGATTCAGAAGTTAAAAGAAGAATCATTCAAAAACAGTGCACCAATCTGGAAAGATGTTGCTAAAAAGTTAGCTAAACCAGCTAGAAAAAAAGTTGAAGTAAACGTAAGCAAAATCAGCAGATACGCGTCAGAAGGCGATGTAATCTTAATTCCAGGCAAAGTACTCGGTGCTGGGTCATTAAAAATAAACGTAACTGTTGCAGCATTTTCATTCTCAGAAACTGCAAAATCAGCAATTGAAGCTGTAGGCGGAAAATGCTTAACAATCGAAGAACTTATTGCAGAAAACCCTAAAGGTTCTAAAGTAACCATTATGGCGTAA
- a CDS encoding DNA-directed RNA polymerase subunit D — protein sequence MIKNIQKEEKRTGEIMKMELKAPLSFSSALRRIMISEVPTYAIENVYFYENTSSMYDEVLAHRLGLVPIKGVPVSGDEVIVLTISKEGPCMVYSSDIKSESGEPAFENIPIVKLAEGQKLELEAEALVGTGKIHAKWQPCNAVYKQISNDEVEFKIESFGNMDAEDIIRSSLEILKNKAEKFLSELEGQELSDEN from the coding sequence TTGATAAAAAACATCCAAAAAGAGGAAAAGAGAACAGGGGAAATCATGAAAATGGAATTAAAAGCCCCTTTATCTTTTTCCAGTGCATTAAGAAGAATAATGATTTCAGAAGTCCCTACATATGCTATTGAAAATGTATACTTTTACGAAAACACATCTTCAATGTACGATGAAGTTCTAGCTCACAGACTTGGATTAGTTCCAATAAAAGGAGTTCCAGTAAGTGGAGATGAAGTTATTGTACTTACAATATCCAAAGAAGGACCTTGTATGGTATACTCATCAGACATAAAATCTGAATCCGGTGAGCCTGCTTTTGAAAATATTCCAATTGTAAAATTAGCAGAAGGCCAGAAACTTGAGTTAGAAGCTGAAGCTCTTGTGGGCACAGGAAAAATTCATGCAAAATGGCAACCTTGTAATGCAGTTTACAAACAGATATCAAATGACGAAGTGGAATTTAAAATTGAGTCATTCGGAAACATGGATGCTGAAGACATTATAAGATCTTCACTTGAAATTTTGAAAAATAAAGCTGAAAAATTCTTATCAGAACTAGAAGGCCAAGAATTAAGTGACGAAAATTAA